A region from the Microbacterium sp. NC79 genome encodes:
- a CDS encoding rhodanese-like domain-containing protein: MMDRAAYFAAKLECETDASDVHTARRAGKNIVVIDVRSAEAFAQGRVVGAVHMHYSEIAERAPREIPTDAEVVVYCWSPGCNAGAKGALEFARLSYRVREMIGGFEYWVREGYPVENADGVHRRPIDPLTGIPRIRTRT; encoded by the coding sequence ATGATGGACCGCGCAGCCTACTTCGCCGCCAAGCTCGAGTGTGAGACCGACGCCAGTGACGTGCATACCGCTCGGCGAGCCGGCAAGAACATCGTCGTCATCGACGTGCGATCGGCCGAGGCCTTCGCACAGGGCCGGGTCGTCGGCGCCGTGCACATGCACTACTCCGAGATCGCCGAGCGCGCGCCGCGAGAGATTCCCACCGACGCCGAGGTCGTCGTGTACTGCTGGAGCCCTGGCTGCAATGCCGGCGCGAAGGGAGCCCTCGAGTTCGCGCGACTCAGCTACCGAGTACGCGAAATGATCGGCGGGTTCGAATACTGGGTGCGCGAAGGCTACCCGGTCGAAAATGCCGACGGCGTGCACCGCCGCCCGATCGATCCCCTCACCGGAATTCCGAGGATCCGCACCCGCACGTAA
- a CDS encoding SMI1/KNR4 family protein produces the protein MPISPTDPRFRALPDATREVSADVRAFDAATAARVSTEYLDHGYWEGLEVDRRWLVIGDNPIGDHWLLGPDGEVWFFDHNFGERAVHLFEPLQISVAEWLMMAHLLGRAERATAPIDPDRLTAAIAAISPDLAERWPYELDSL, from the coding sequence GTGCCTATTTCGCCAACCGACCCCCGGTTCCGGGCGCTACCCGATGCCACGCGGGAGGTGTCAGCCGACGTGCGCGCGTTTGATGCTGCGACGGCGGCGCGCGTCTCGACGGAGTATCTCGACCATGGCTACTGGGAGGGCCTTGAGGTCGATCGGCGGTGGCTTGTCATCGGCGATAACCCCATCGGCGATCACTGGCTCCTGGGGCCGGACGGTGAGGTGTGGTTCTTCGATCACAACTTCGGCGAGCGGGCGGTGCACCTGTTTGAACCGTTGCAGATCTCGGTGGCGGAGTGGCTCATGATGGCGCACCTGCTCGGCCGTGCAGAACGTGCGACCGCACCGATCGATCCCGACCGGTTGACTGCCGCGATCGCCGCCATCTCACCCGACCTCGCCGAACGCTGGCCTTACGAACTCGACTCGCTGTAG
- a CDS encoding copper resistance protein CopC, giving the protein MSVASRVRSALVGTAVVLLATLGFASPASAHDALESSDPVSGSSVEVAPAQITLNFTADLMPDGAEAEVFAATDPVAASEAGETDWSAGDAVVDGMSLIIPLQEGLPAGTYSVNWRVVSSDGHAISTSSADIISFTVTKGVPMVDPVESPSPTPSATPTEEATAVPAATPSPEATADAEELPGLSPVVIWALVIGGVILLALLAVIVRFSRRP; this is encoded by the coding sequence TGCTCGCAACGTTGGGCTTTGCCTCTCCGGCATCCGCTCATGATGCGCTTGAGAGCTCCGACCCGGTGTCGGGCAGCAGCGTCGAGGTGGCGCCCGCGCAGATCACGCTGAACTTCACTGCGGACCTCATGCCCGACGGCGCAGAGGCCGAGGTCTTCGCTGCCACGGACCCGGTCGCAGCATCCGAAGCGGGAGAGACCGACTGGAGCGCGGGTGACGCTGTCGTCGACGGGATGAGCCTCATCATTCCGCTGCAGGAAGGGTTGCCTGCCGGCACCTACTCCGTCAACTGGCGCGTTGTCTCCAGCGACGGCCACGCGATCTCGACGTCTTCCGCTGACATCATCAGCTTCACGGTGACGAAGGGCGTTCCGATGGTTGACCCCGTCGAGTCGCCGTCACCGACCCCGTCAGCGACACCGACAGAAGAGGCGACGGCGGTCCCGGCCGCGACGCCTTCTCCTGAGGCCACGGCCGACGCCGAGGAGTTGCCTGGACTCTCGCCCGTGGTGATCTGGGCGTTGGTGATCGGTGGCGTCATTCTGCTGGCACTGCTCGCAGTCATCGTGCGCTTCTCGCGCCGGCCGTAA
- a CDS encoding DUF6804 family protein: MPAASDLPPYQRNALAPSLLVAAYLFISPLLVAGEWPLVTRFVAAIFAVIVGWYAFQGRQWWWLPIMAIIAVLWNPFFPLELGADFFAIAAPVAAVTFLVAGVLIKTPRAVTS; the protein is encoded by the coding sequence ATGCCTGCGGCATCCGACCTTCCCCCCTATCAGCGCAATGCCCTTGCCCCGAGCCTGCTCGTTGCTGCGTACCTATTTATTTCGCCGCTGCTTGTCGCAGGTGAATGGCCCTTGGTCACGCGATTTGTCGCCGCCATCTTCGCCGTCATCGTGGGTTGGTACGCATTTCAGGGTCGCCAGTGGTGGTGGCTCCCGATCATGGCGATCATCGCCGTGCTGTGGAACCCGTTCTTCCCGCTTGAACTGGGCGCTGATTTCTTTGCGATCGCTGCCCCGGTCGCGGCCGTCACTTTTCTCGTCGCTGGCGTGCTGATCAAGACGCCGCGCGCCGTCACCAGCTGA
- a CDS encoding DUF4878 domain-containing protein, translating to MKRKLMALGAVAALSLSLAACSGGGVGGGEEGKVADRFEQFFDGLIAGDGTAACDVMLVDAETPMKDDSATYELCTTTYDGMGDLFKDAMEEAGVEKIEVTKVEIKGDSAKVTAKGAGALGGEESLTMTKVDGEWYLGQDSFEG from the coding sequence ATGAAGCGCAAACTGATGGCACTCGGTGCGGTCGCAGCTCTCTCGCTCAGCCTCGCAGCATGCTCGGGCGGCGGAGTTGGCGGCGGCGAAGAAGGCAAGGTCGCCGACCGCTTTGAACAGTTCTTTGACGGCCTGATTGCGGGCGACGGTACGGCTGCCTGCGACGTCATGCTCGTTGACGCCGAGACCCCGATGAAGGACGACTCGGCAACGTACGAGCTGTGCACCACCACGTACGACGGCATGGGCGACCTGTTCAAGGACGCGATGGAAGAGGCTGGCGTCGAGAAGATCGAAGTCACCAAGGTTGAGATCAAGGGCGACAGCGCCAAGGTCACCGCAAAGGGCGCTGGCGCTCTGGGCGGCGAAGAGTCGCTGACGATGACGAAGGTTGACGGCGAGTGGTACCTCGGTCAGGACTCGTTCGAGGGCTAA
- a CDS encoding aldo/keto reductase, which produces MTTPDVGPLILGGNVFGWTADRDDSFAVLDAFVAAGGRAIDTADVYSDWVPGHTGGESETIIGEWLASRPGLRDKLNIGTKVFMHSARPGLAPANIRAAIDDSLRRLQTDYVDIYYAHRDDPAVEQADYLAAFDALVREGKVRAIGISQFTADRISSAVNITEAENLTPITFSQDEYNLVSRAIEHGSLPVIADAGITEVPFFSLAAGFLTGKYRPGHTVQSERLNRVTPHLENPRSVAVLDLLDEIAAARAVPVAAVSLAWLRAQPTVAAPLASARTVAQLDALVASFGLDLTDDEVQTLSAATAEPADVSA; this is translated from the coding sequence ATGACTACTCCCGATGTTGGCCCCCTGATTCTTGGCGGAAACGTCTTCGGCTGGACTGCCGATCGCGACGACAGCTTTGCCGTACTCGACGCCTTCGTCGCCGCTGGCGGCCGCGCGATCGACACCGCAGACGTGTACAGCGACTGGGTGCCGGGGCACACCGGTGGCGAGAGCGAAACGATCATTGGAGAGTGGCTTGCCTCTCGGCCTGGCCTGCGCGACAAGCTCAACATCGGCACCAAGGTGTTCATGCACTCGGCGCGTCCGGGTCTTGCCCCCGCGAACATTCGCGCAGCGATCGATGACTCCTTGCGCCGGCTCCAGACCGACTACGTCGACATCTACTACGCGCACCGTGATGACCCCGCGGTCGAGCAAGCTGACTATCTCGCCGCATTCGACGCCCTCGTGCGCGAAGGCAAGGTGCGCGCGATTGGTATTTCGCAGTTCACGGCAGACCGCATTTCCTCGGCGGTGAACATTACCGAGGCGGAGAACCTCACCCCGATCACGTTCTCACAGGACGAATACAACCTGGTATCACGTGCGATTGAGCACGGATCGCTCCCCGTGATCGCCGACGCTGGCATCACCGAGGTTCCGTTCTTCTCGCTCGCCGCCGGATTCTTGACTGGCAAGTACCGTCCGGGTCACACGGTGCAGTCGGAGCGCCTCAACCGCGTCACCCCGCACCTGGAGAACCCGCGTTCTGTTGCCGTGCTTGACCTGCTCGATGAGATTGCCGCAGCGCGCGCGGTTCCGGTCGCGGCGGTGAGCCTGGCCTGGTTGCGGGCGCAGCCGACTGTTGCCGCGCCGCTCGCGTCGGCGCGCACGGTCGCGCAGCTCGATGCGTTGGTCGCGTCATTCGGCCTCGACCTCACCGACGACGAAGTCCAGACGCTCTCGGCGGCAACCGCTGAGCCCGCCGACGTCTCGGCATAA